The Leclercia sp. S52 genome has a segment encoding these proteins:
- a CDS encoding phage virion morphogenesis protein, which yields MSDLQRVDDWLAALLANLEPAARSRMMRQLAQELRRSQQQNIRLQRNPDGSDYEPRRVTARSKKGRIKRQMFAKLRTTKYLKTATSADSASVQFEDKVQRIARVHHYGLRDRVNLKGPEIRYAKRQLLGFDNTTINLIEEKLFSYLTG from the coding sequence ATGAGTGATCTGCAGAGGGTGGATGACTGGCTGGCGGCGTTGCTGGCAAATCTGGAGCCTGCCGCGCGCAGCCGCATGATGCGTCAACTGGCGCAGGAATTGCGCCGCAGTCAGCAGCAGAATATCAGGCTGCAGCGAAATCCGGACGGGAGCGACTACGAGCCGCGCCGGGTAACGGCCCGCAGCAAGAAGGGGCGCATCAAGCGCCAGATGTTTGCGAAGCTACGCACGACGAAATACCTGAAAACTGCAACCAGTGCCGACTCTGCCAGCGTGCAGTTTGAGGATAAGGTGCAACGTATTGCCCGGGTTCACCATTACGGCCTGCGTGATCGTGTCAACCTCAAAGGGCCAGAAATACGTTATGCGAAGAGGCAATTGCTGGGCTTCGACAATACGACAATTAATTTAATAGAAGAGAAATTATTCAGCTATTTAACTGGATGA
- a CDS encoding phage tail protein, with protein MNKPQSLRSALNKAVPYVRNNPDKLHLFVDNGSLVATGASSMSWEYRYTLNVVIEDFSGDQNLLMAPVLLWLTGNQPDAINNPELREKLFTFDVDILRNDVCDISLNLQLTERVLVSADGGVSSVEAVPEPDVSEEMWTVKHE; from the coding sequence GTGAACAAGCCGCAGTCTTTACGCAGCGCCCTGAATAAGGCGGTGCCGTATGTCCGCAATAACCCGGACAAACTGCACCTGTTTGTGGATAACGGCTCACTGGTGGCAACCGGGGCCAGCTCCATGTCATGGGAGTACCGCTACACCCTGAACGTGGTGATCGAGGATTTCAGCGGGGACCAGAATCTGCTGATGGCTCCCGTTCTGCTTTGGCTCACGGGCAATCAGCCGGATGCAATCAACAACCCTGAACTGCGCGAAAAGCTGTTCACTTTTGACGTGGATATTCTGCGCAATGATGTGTGCGATATCAGCCTGAACCTGCAGCTGACGGAGCGCGTACTGGTCAGCGCCGACGGGGGCGTGTCGAGCGTTGAGGCGGTGCCAGAACCGGACGTATCGGAAGAAATGTGGACGGTCAAGCATGAGTGA
- the lysC gene encoding Rz1-like lysis system protein LysC (LysC is an Rz1-like component of a phage lytic system, substantially overlapping although not fully embedded in the gene for the Rz-like LysB component.): MLSGCGSVRPSPEVQLTVSGCPRVTQCRLERSAPRSNGNLNAVLDETEAAWAACADKVDTIIACQERDSEQAAVFTQRPE, from the coding sequence ATGTTATCCGGCTGCGGGAGCGTCCGGCCCTCGCCGGAGGTGCAGCTTACCGTGAGTGGCTGTCCCAGAGTGACGCAGTGCCGCCTGGAAAGGTCAGCGCCGCGCAGTAACGGCAATCTGAATGCGGTGCTGGATGAAACGGAGGCCGCCTGGGCGGCGTGTGCTGACAAAGTGGACACGATAATTGCGTGTCAGGAGCGAGACAGTGAACAAGCCGCAGTCTTTACGCAGCGCCCTGAATAA
- the lysB gene encoding Rz-like lysis system protein LysB (The gene for this Rz-like phage lysis system protein may overlap extensively with the gene for the other spanin subunit, the Rz1-like protein in the outer membrane.) — MTRALVVVLALTVAALGWQSWRLNNASHTIETQGVALKSKAQELTKKNSQLIGLSILTETNSREQTRLYAAAEQTSTLLRNRQHRIEELKRENEDLRRWADTPLPADVIRLRERPALAGGAAYREWLSQSDAVPPGKVSAAQ; from the coding sequence ATGACACGTGCATTAGTTGTAGTGCTGGCGCTGACTGTTGCGGCGCTGGGCTGGCAGTCCTGGCGACTTAACAATGCCAGCCACACCATCGAGACGCAGGGCGTGGCGCTGAAAAGTAAAGCGCAGGAACTGACGAAGAAAAACAGCCAGCTGATTGGCCTGTCCATTCTGACTGAAACCAACAGCCGGGAGCAGACGCGGCTTTATGCGGCGGCGGAGCAGACCTCCACGCTGCTGCGCAACCGTCAGCACCGGATAGAGGAACTGAAACGTGAAAATGAGGATTTGCGCCGCTGGGCTGATACCCCTTTGCCTGCTGATGTTATCCGGCTGCGGGAGCGTCCGGCCCTCGCCGGAGGTGCAGCTTACCGTGAGTGGCTGTCCCAGAGTGACGCAGTGCCGCCTGGAAAGGTCAGCGCCGCGCAGTAA